A region of Panicum virgatum strain AP13 chromosome 8N, P.virgatum_v5, whole genome shotgun sequence DNA encodes the following proteins:
- the LOC120685637 gene encoding disease resistance protein RPM1-like — protein MAEAALLALSKIGFYLAGEAATFIATQFSNLIELPNTVQRIRRELLMMNIFIRKTGTSYLSDELLKAWITEVRMLAYRVEDIMDNFSYHSLQYKQGPKQKKLANGLSYGLVFSGIADDLAQIEKEIEHVSKLKNMWVNSFHELLPSQVTSAEQQFPRYSSPQLIKNENLVGFKEDRELLQKLLTPNAPVHVANIPALKVVSLLGMGGMGKTTLLTSVYEQLKDHFDIHAWLTISQTYRGVDALLKELLNNVSASKHTATADANNVNQKEVTVPVDIEIGDKKRLKPDDINKMDILELKRNLKTVLKHKKYIVVLDDVWDRRVYDGISDVFEDSGKENRIVITTRKHDVAALATPGYLLKLNPLDIKDALQLFCMKAFPNKNHFDWTSELLEHANDIIKSSEGLPLEKCPRELQELAIHIVTKCEDSTLVMCPSELQELATDTVKKIKSLSLSVCTSELQDLATVIVKRCEDLPLVKCPSELQEITTDIVKKCRGLPLAIVSVGSLLSSRKQIEPVWRQMYNELPCELEKDDQVRGILNLSYYDLPSDLRNCFLYCSLFPEDYHFSKEDLVRLWVAEGFVERKGDSTPEEVAEGYLTELIHRNMLQLVENDELGRVNTCKMHDILRELALSISKVEMFGTVNDFGAMVQMDTGVRRISSYGWKKMKKNKSNMKFPHLRTLMASDTIVDYVPSILSESKYLTVLELQNSDFQELPASIGNLFNLKYIGLRNTRITSLPNSIKNLSNLQTLDVKSTSIKALPPGIVNLTKLRHLTADKLADKNQSEFRYFVGVEAPKGLSNLEDLQTLETVQASKDLTEQLDKLLQLRSLWIDNITASHCGELFATLSTMPLLSSLLLSAGDENEILTLKDFNPICTKLHKLIVRGCWALGTKHCPILQNHGKYLKYLALSRCHFVEDPLVVLASCVPNLTYLRLNNIHSPHTTLVLSVGSFPHLNTLVLKDMNDVCLLTITDGALPGIECLYITSLPQLQKVPQGIRYLGSLKKLWLLGLHRNFKAQWDIDGMQKYLQHVPEIRV, from the coding sequence ATGGCAGAAGCAGCACTTCTTGCACTGTCAAAGATTGGGTTCTATTTAGCAGGAGAAGCTGCCACATTCATTGCAACCCAGTTTTCTAATTTGATTGAGCTACCAAACACCGTGCAGCGTATTCGGAGGGAACTTCTGATGATGAACATCTTTATACGGAAGACAGGTACATCATATCTCAGTGATGAGCTCCTCAAGGCTTGGATCACAGAAGTGAGAATGCTGGCCTACCGTGTTGAGGACATAATGGACAACTTTTCCTATCATTCTCTTCAATACAAGCAAGGGCCGAAACAGAAAAAGTTGGCTAACGGATTAAGCTATGGTTTAGTGTTTAGTGGAATTGCTGATGATCTAGCTCAGATTGAAAAGGAAATTGAGCATGTCTCGAAGTTAAAGAATATGTGGGTGAATTCATTCCACGAGCTTCTTCCCTCTCAAGTCACCAGTGCTGAGCAGCAATTCCCTCGATACAGTTCGCCCCAACTTATAAAGAATGAAAACCTGGTGGGGTTCAAGGAGGACAGAGAGCTGTTACAGAAATTGTTGACTCCCAATGCACCTGTCCACGTGGCAAATATACCAGCTCTCAAGGTGGTATCTTTGTTAGGTATGGGTGGGATGGGAAAGACCACACTGCTCACTAGTGTGTATGAACAACTGAAAGATCACTTCGACATCCATGCTTGGCTCACTATCTCACAGACATATAGAGGTGTGGATGCTCTGCTGAAGGAGCTGCTAAACAATGTCAGTGCCTCTAAGCATACAGCAACAGCTGATGCTAACAATGTCAATCAGAAGGAAGTGACTGTACCAGTTGATATTGAGATAGGAGACAAGAAGAGGCTGAAACCAGATGACATCAACAAGATGGACATCTTAGAATTGAAGAGAAATTTAAAGACCGTACTGAAACATAAGAAATATATTGTTGTATTGGATGATGTTTGGGATCGTCGAGTTTACGATGGAATAAGCGATGTGTTCGAGGATTCTGGGAAGGAAAACCGTATTGTCATCACAACAAGGAAACATGATGTAGCTGCTCTTGCCACACCAGGTTATCTGCTCAAGCTAAACCCATTAGACATCAAGGATGCACTCCAGCTCTTCTGTATGAAGGCTTTTCCTAACAAAAATCACTTTGATTGGACATCAGAGCTTCTTGAGCATGCTAATGACATTATAAAGAGTTCTGAGGGTCTTCCATTGGAAAAGTGTCCACGTGAGCTTCAAGAGTTGGCTATTCATATTGTGACGAAATGTGAGGACTCCACACTGGTAATGTGTCCATCTGAACTTCAGGAGCTTGCTACTGATACTGTAAAGAAAATTAAGAGCTTGTCACTGTCAGTGTGCACATCGGAGCTTCAGGATCTAGCTACTGTTATTGTAAAACGATGTGAGGATTTACCTCTGGTGAAGTGTCCATCAGAGCTTCAGGAGATTACTACTGATATTGTAAAGAAATGTAGGGGTTTGCCACTGGCTATTGTATCAGTAGGCAGTTTGTTGTCTTCAAGGAAGCAAATAGAGCCAGTTTGGAGACAGATGTACAATGAGCTTCCTTGTGAACTGGAAAAGGATGATCAGGTTCGAGGAATTCTGAATCTTAGCTATTATGACTTGCCTAGTGACCTCCGAAACTGCTTCTTGTACTGCAGCTTGTTTCCTGAAGATTACCATTTTTCAAAGGAGGACCTTGTGCGACtttgggttgctgaaggatttGTCGAAAGGAAAGGGGACAGCACTCCTGAGGAGGTAGCAGAGGGCTATCTTACAGAGCTGATCCATCGGAATATGCTGCAACtagtggaaaatgatgagcttggAAGGGTGAATACATGCAAAATGCATGACATTTTAAGGGAATTAGCCCTTTCAATCTCTAAAGTGGAAATGTTTGGCACAGTAAATGATTTTGGTGCAATGGTGCAGATGGACACAGGTGTTCGTCGCATATCTTCATATGGATGGAAGAAGATGAAAAAGAATAAATCTAATATGAAATTTCCACACCTCCGAACCCTGATGGCAAGTGATACCATTGTAGACTATGTACCATCAATACTATCTGAATCCAAGTACCTTACTGTCCTTGAACTGCAGAACTCTGATTTCCAGGAACTGCCTGCATCTATAGGGAACCTGTTTAACCTGAAATACATTGGCCTAAGAAATACAAGAATAACATCACTGCCGAACTCCATTAAGAATCTCTCCAATCTTCAAACTCTTGATGTCAAATCAACAAGTATAAAAGCTCTGCCACCTGGGATAGTGAATCTCACCAAACTAAGGCACCTTACTGCTGACAAACTTGCTGATAAGAACCAGTCAGAATTCCGGTACTTTGTCGGAGTGGAAGCTCCTAAAGGGCTTTCCAACCTTGAAGATTTGCAGACTCTTGAGACCGTGCAAGCAAGCAAGGACCTGACAGAGCAACTTGATAAGCTTTTGCAACTAAGAAGCCTATGGATAGATAACATCACTGCTTCCCATTGTGGTGAGCTTTTTGCTACCTTGTCGACTATGCCACTTCTTTCCAGTTTACTTCTATCTGCGGGTGATGAGAATGAGATACTTACCTTGAAAGATTTCAATCCGATCTGCACGAAGCTCCACAAGCTAATTGTCAGAGGATGTTGGGCCCTAGGGACAAAACATTGCCCGATACTTCAGAACCATGGCAAATATCTCAAGTATCTGGCCCTAAGCAGGTGCCATTTTGTAGAAGATCCACTGGTGGTTCTAGCATCTTGTGTGCCGAACCTCACGTACCTGAGACTTAACAATATACATAGTCCACATACAACATTGGTACTTTCAGTAGGATCCTTCCCACACCTGAACACGCTAGTTTTGAAGGACATGAATGATGTCTGCCTTCTGACAATTACAGATGGTGCACTTCCTGGCATAGAATGTCTATATATCACATCATTACCACAATTGCAGAAAGTTCCTCAGGGCATCAGATACCTTGGCTCCTTGAAAAAGCTCTGGCTGCTTGGTCTCCACAGGAACTTCAAAGCTCAATGGGACATCGATGGAATGCAGAAGTACCTACAGCATGTTCCAGAGATACGGGTCTAG